The Marinilongibacter aquaticus genome has a window encoding:
- the metE gene encoding 5-methyltetrahydropteroyltriglutamate--homocysteine S-methyltransferase, giving the protein MLKNNLGYPRIGEKRELKRACEDFWAGKIDEDRLVEVGRAIRLGNWALQKDLGIDLIPSNDFSFYDQVLDHSLMFGVEPARFEALRHYSALEKYFAMARGFQKEGYDIKALELTKWFDTNYHYLVPEFGPYQTFHLAQTKVIDEFLEAKAQGINTKPVLIGPISYLLLGKVKNADYRALDLLDRLLPVYQQLLTKLSELGADYVQIDEPFLAMDIGYIEKEAYRKAFHAIRKAVPNLKIILTTYFEGLENNTLAAVNLPVDVLHIDLIRGDLDAVLDRLNENTALSLGVIDGRNIWKTNYTKALQLVQRAAQKVGFDRLMLAPSCSLLHVPIDLDGEKALHPELKEWMAFAKQKLNELAELAEIVKGNTEALEENKKVFARREASELIHNPDVKRRLSESASTNLKRKSAFLDRLDAQNRLLQLPAFPTTTIGSFPQTKAIRALRRKWKKGEVSDLEYENELKRETAELIRWQEEIGLDVLVHGEFERNDMVEYFGELLSGFAFTENGWVQSYGSRCVKPPIIFGDVERKRAMTVNWAKYAQSLTNRPVKGMLTGPITIMKWSFVRNDQAEHETRKQIALAIRDEVLDLEEAGIRIIQIDEAAYREALPLRNEKRAAYIEMATEAFCLASSGVRDETQIHTHMCYSDFNSIVSKIEQMDADVITIETSRSQMALLEAFGKHRYPNEIGPGVYDIHSPRVPSVNEMVSLLEKASEVIPKERLWVNPDCGLKTRAWPETEQALRNMVDAAKQMRN; this is encoded by the coding sequence ATGCTAAAAAACAATTTAGGTTACCCCAGAATCGGGGAGAAAAGAGAGCTCAAAAGGGCTTGTGAAGATTTTTGGGCTGGAAAAATAGATGAAGATCGACTCGTAGAAGTGGGTCGGGCTATTCGTTTGGGCAATTGGGCACTGCAAAAGGATTTGGGAATTGACCTGATCCCGTCGAATGATTTTTCCTTTTACGATCAGGTGCTCGACCACAGCTTGATGTTTGGTGTAGAGCCTGCTCGTTTCGAGGCACTAAGGCATTATTCGGCCTTGGAGAAGTATTTTGCCATGGCCCGTGGTTTTCAAAAAGAGGGCTATGATATCAAGGCCCTGGAATTGACAAAGTGGTTTGATACCAACTACCATTATTTGGTGCCCGAGTTTGGGCCGTATCAGACTTTTCATCTTGCCCAAACCAAAGTGATTGATGAGTTTCTGGAGGCAAAAGCACAGGGGATAAACACGAAACCCGTACTCATCGGGCCGATCAGCTATCTGCTTTTGGGCAAAGTAAAAAATGCGGATTATAGGGCATTGGATCTTTTGGATAGGTTGCTGCCCGTGTATCAACAGCTTTTGACTAAGTTGAGTGAGCTGGGTGCCGATTATGTGCAGATCGACGAGCCATTTTTGGCTATGGATATTGGCTATATTGAAAAGGAAGCCTACCGCAAAGCTTTTCATGCGATTCGTAAAGCTGTACCCAATCTCAAGATTATTCTTACTACGTATTTCGAAGGCCTTGAAAACAACACACTTGCCGCAGTCAATTTGCCGGTGGATGTGCTGCACATTGATTTGATTCGCGGTGACTTGGATGCGGTTTTAGACAGGTTAAATGAAAATACGGCACTTTCTTTGGGTGTGATCGATGGACGAAACATCTGGAAAACCAATTACACAAAGGCTTTGCAGTTGGTGCAAAGGGCGGCCCAAAAAGTCGGTTTCGACCGTTTAATGCTGGCTCCATCCTGCTCGCTATTGCATGTGCCCATAGATTTGGATGGGGAAAAGGCCCTGCATCCGGAATTGAAAGAATGGATGGCTTTTGCCAAACAAAAATTGAACGAGTTGGCCGAACTCGCGGAAATCGTGAAGGGAAATACGGAGGCTCTTGAAGAGAATAAAAAGGTCTTTGCCCGCCGCGAAGCTTCCGAATTGATTCACAATCCTGATGTAAAGCGTAGGCTTTCTGAATCGGCAAGCACGAACTTGAAACGAAAATCTGCATTCTTGGATAGGCTGGATGCTCAGAATAGACTCTTGCAACTGCCCGCTTTCCCGACCACCACAATCGGTTCTTTCCCGCAAACCAAAGCTATACGAGCCCTACGAAGAAAATGGAAAAAGGGCGAGGTCTCCGATCTGGAATACGAAAACGAATTGAAAAGAGAAACGGCCGAACTGATTCGCTGGCAAGAGGAAATTGGCCTGGATGTCTTGGTGCACGGCGAGTTTGAGCGAAACGATATGGTTGAATATTTCGGAGAATTGCTCAGTGGATTTGCCTTTACAGAAAACGGTTGGGTGCAAAGCTACGGGAGCCGCTGTGTGAAGCCGCCCATTATTTTTGGGGATGTGGAGCGAAAGCGGGCGATGACGGTAAATTGGGCGAAATATGCTCAATCTCTTACAAATAGACCTGTGAAAGGCATGCTTACAGGGCCGATCACAATTATGAAATGGTCTTTTGTGCGAAACGATCAGGCTGAACACGAAACCCGCAAGCAAATAGCTTTGGCCATTCGCGACGAGGTACTTGATTTGGAAGAGGCGGGCATCCGCATTATTCAGATAGATGAAGCCGCTTATCGCGAAGCCCTGCCCTTGCGAAACGAAAAACGTGCGGCGTATATCGAAATGGCGACTGAAGCATTTTGTTTGGCCTCGTCTGGGGTGAGGGACGAAACCCAAATACATACGCATATGTGCTATTCCGATTTCAACAGCATTGTGTCGAAGATCGAGCAAATGGATGCCGACGTAATTACAATCGAAACTTCGCGATCGCAAATGGCTTTGCTAGAAGCTTTTGGCAAGCACAGGTATCCAAACGAAATCGGCCCGGGTGTGTATGATATTCATAGCCCGAGAGTGCCCAGTGTAAATGAAATGGTGTCGCTATTGGAAAAAGCTTCGGAGGTTATTCCCAAAGAAAGATTGTGGGTAAACCCGGATTGCGGCCTGAAAACCAGGGCTTGGCCCGAAACCGAACAAGCTCTTAGAAACATGGTGGATGCCGCAAAACAGATGCGAAATTAA
- the dxs gene encoding 1-deoxy-D-xylulose-5-phosphate synthase → MLVTPGKLLEGVQTPKDLRKLKKDQLPQLCDELRQYIIDTVSIHGGHFGASLGVVELTAALHYVFNTPSDKLIWDVGHQAYGHKILTGRRDRFYTNRIYGGISGFPKISESEYDAFGVGHSSTSISAALGMAMGSLHNGDKKAQHIAVIGDGAMTAGMAFEAMNHAGSLKDANLLIILNDNCMSIDPNVGALREYLTDITTSKSYNKVKDEVWNLLGKMSTFGKSAREIVSKIENSLKGAVTGNSNLFEALNLRYFGPIDGHDIDHLVAVLEDLKNIPGPKILHCITKKGKGYGPAEKDQTKWHAPGLFDKVTGEIKKSNSPIPQPPKYQDVFGHTLVELAEKNDKIVGVTPAMPSGSSLNIMMKAMPDRAFDVAIAEQHAVTFSAGMATKGLVAYCNIYSTFMQRAYDQVIHDVCLQGLPVVFCLDRAGFAGADGPTHHGAYDLAYMRCIPNMIVSAPMNEEELRNLMYTAQLPKIQNDKNAFTIRYPRGKGVMVDWRRPLQEIEIGKGRKLKNGSDLAILSIGHIGNQAAEAIEKLEKEGLEIAHYDLRFVKPLDEKMLHEVFQQFDKVITVEDGCLMGGTGTAVMEFMADQGYSAKLKRLGIPDRLVEHGEQEELQAECGFDAEGIRLACLEMLVEKKLEA, encoded by the coding sequence ATGCTGGTGACACCGGGTAAACTACTGGAAGGCGTACAAACGCCAAAAGATCTGCGAAAACTAAAAAAAGATCAACTTCCCCAATTGTGCGATGAGCTAAGGCAGTACATCATCGATACGGTGTCTATCCACGGTGGCCACTTCGGAGCCAGCTTGGGCGTGGTGGAACTCACCGCCGCTTTGCATTACGTATTCAATACACCGTCTGATAAATTGATTTGGGATGTGGGGCATCAGGCCTACGGGCATAAAATATTAACCGGACGTCGCGATCGCTTTTATACCAACCGTATTTATGGTGGGATTTCAGGTTTCCCGAAAATTTCCGAAAGCGAATACGATGCCTTTGGGGTTGGGCATTCCTCCACATCCATTTCCGCCGCCTTGGGCATGGCCATGGGGTCTTTGCACAATGGCGACAAAAAAGCTCAACATATTGCGGTTATCGGAGATGGAGCCATGACCGCGGGAATGGCTTTCGAAGCCATGAACCACGCGGGCTCGTTGAAGGATGCCAATTTGTTGATTATCCTGAACGACAACTGCATGTCTATAGATCCAAATGTGGGTGCCCTTCGGGAATATCTGACAGACATCACGACCTCAAAATCTTACAATAAAGTAAAAGACGAGGTCTGGAATCTGCTGGGTAAAATGAGCACCTTCGGCAAAAGTGCGAGAGAGATTGTTTCGAAAATTGAAAACTCGCTCAAGGGTGCCGTGACAGGAAACAGCAACCTTTTCGAAGCCTTGAATCTGCGTTATTTCGGCCCTATCGACGGGCATGACATCGACCATCTTGTGGCCGTGCTCGAAGATTTAAAGAATATTCCTGGGCCGAAAATCCTGCACTGCATCACAAAAAAAGGCAAGGGCTATGGCCCAGCCGAAAAAGACCAAACCAAATGGCACGCTCCCGGACTTTTTGACAAAGTAACTGGTGAAATAAAAAAGAGCAACTCGCCCATTCCGCAACCACCGAAATACCAAGATGTGTTCGGCCATACTTTAGTCGAATTGGCTGAAAAGAATGATAAAATTGTGGGTGTAACCCCCGCCATGCCTTCTGGCTCATCCTTGAATATCATGATGAAAGCCATGCCCGACAGGGCCTTTGATGTGGCCATTGCCGAACAGCATGCGGTCACTTTCTCGGCTGGCATGGCCACAAAGGGACTGGTCGCTTATTGCAACATATACTCCACTTTCATGCAGAGAGCCTACGATCAGGTGATTCACGATGTTTGCCTTCAAGGCCTTCCGGTCGTCTTCTGTTTGGATCGTGCAGGTTTTGCAGGAGCAGATGGCCCCACACACCATGGAGCATACGACCTCGCGTACATGCGTTGCATTCCGAACATGATTGTGTCGGCTCCGATGAATGAAGAAGAGCTTCGCAATTTGATGTATACGGCACAGTTGCCCAAAATCCAAAACGATAAAAACGCCTTTACGATTCGCTATCCTCGCGGAAAAGGCGTAATGGTCGATTGGAGAAGGCCATTGCAAGAAATCGAAATCGGTAAAGGCCGCAAACTGAAAAACGGGAGTGACTTGGCCATCTTGAGCATCGGCCATATTGGAAACCAAGCCGCAGAGGCCATCGAAAAGCTTGAAAAAGAAGGCTTAGAAATTGCACACTACGATTTACGCTTTGTCAAACCTTTGGACGAAAAAATGCTGCACGAGGTTTTCCAACAATTCGACAAGGTTATCACAGTGGAAGACGGCTGCCTCATGGGCGGCACGGGTACCGCGGTGATGGAATTCATGGCCGATCAAGGCTATTCTGCCAAACTGAAACGTCTGGGTATACCCGATCGATTGGTGGAGCACGGTGAACAAGAAGAGCTACAGGCCGAATGCGGCTTTGATGCGGAAGGAATCCGACTGGCCTGTCTGGAAATGTTGGTAGAGAAAAAATTGGAGGCCTAA
- a CDS encoding PQQ-dependent sugar dehydrogenase, translating into MKFIRISTSFLFLFFSALWLRAQDTKSVDAGRKLFANYCGSCHHFRVDGIGPSLGGIHKAVKREWIAEFIKSPKAKIDAGDKRAKALFDSYKVVMPDFNYLKADELNALLDYIQVESVKSSGVKKVAIESGAVEDPIPVPIPMSELVVNIAPYTQIPFSSEQSPRTRICKMDFHPITKENYIVDLNGVMYRIHDQKPEAYLNMAEFFPNFINKPGLATGFGSFAFHPEFEKNGLLYTTHTEAFGSAPADFAYVDSIQNDKAHAPRQLQWVVTEWKTDNTLAVPFQGWHRELFRVDFVSQIHGAQELTFNPLAKPGDEDYGLLYLGLGDGGAVEAGFPGIPHNLDHAWGNVFRFDPRGNNSKNGHYGIPSSNPFAGKGHVGEIYARGFRNPHRISWTKSGDMIVSNIGQRQIETLNLVKKGDDFGWPEREGTFKIYKNSDINYVYPLSENELKEGKYKLPLAQFDHGEANAISGGFEYWGEAIPELKGKYLFGTIVKGRLFYIDLKDIENGKLAEIKEWQVRLNGKVQSLREITKNSRVDLRLGRDKDGEMYIFTKPDGMVYKLVK; encoded by the coding sequence ATGAAATTTATTAGAATAAGCACCTCTTTTCTCTTTTTGTTTTTCTCTGCCTTGTGGCTTCGGGCTCAAGATACGAAGTCGGTGGATGCGGGCAGAAAATTATTTGCCAATTATTGCGGCTCTTGCCACCATTTCCGTGTCGATGGAATTGGGCCTTCTTTGGGCGGGATTCATAAAGCCGTGAAACGCGAGTGGATTGCCGAATTTATTAAAAGTCCTAAAGCAAAAATAGACGCAGGCGACAAAAGGGCAAAGGCTCTATTCGATTCTTATAAAGTGGTAATGCCCGATTTCAATTATCTCAAAGCAGACGAATTGAACGCTCTACTCGACTACATTCAAGTGGAGTCGGTGAAGAGCTCTGGGGTAAAGAAAGTGGCTATAGAAAGTGGGGCTGTGGAAGACCCGATTCCCGTGCCAATTCCAATGTCGGAACTGGTGGTGAACATTGCCCCATATACACAAATTCCCTTTTCCAGTGAACAGTCGCCGAGGACGAGAATCTGCAAGATGGATTTTCATCCCATTACCAAAGAAAACTACATTGTCGATCTGAACGGCGTAATGTATCGCATTCATGATCAGAAGCCAGAGGCTTATTTGAACATGGCCGAATTCTTCCCCAATTTCATCAATAAGCCGGGTTTGGCTACAGGTTTCGGAAGCTTTGCTTTTCATCCCGAATTTGAGAAAAACGGTTTGTTGTACACCACACATACCGAAGCATTTGGTTCGGCTCCCGCAGACTTTGCCTATGTCGACAGCATTCAGAACGACAAGGCACATGCTCCGCGTCAATTGCAGTGGGTTGTGACGGAATGGAAAACGGATAATACTTTGGCCGTACCTTTTCAGGGATGGCACCGCGAACTTTTCCGTGTGGATTTCGTAAGCCAAATACACGGGGCACAGGAATTGACATTTAATCCATTGGCAAAACCGGGCGATGAAGATTACGGGTTGCTGTATTTGGGTTTGGGAGATGGCGGTGCCGTGGAAGCCGGCTTCCCGGGAATTCCGCATAATTTGGATCATGCTTGGGGAAATGTGTTTCGCTTTGATCCACGTGGAAACAACAGCAAAAACGGGCATTACGGTATACCTTCGAGCAATCCCTTTGCGGGGAAAGGACATGTGGGCGAAATTTATGCCAGGGGTTTTCGGAATCCGCACCGTATTTCTTGGACAAAAAGTGGAGACATGATTGTGTCGAACATCGGGCAAAGGCAAATAGAAACATTGAATCTGGTTAAAAAGGGTGACGATTTCGGCTGGCCTGAGCGAGAGGGCACTTTCAAAATTTACAAGAACAGCGACATCAATTATGTGTATCCATTATCTGAAAATGAACTGAAGGAAGGGAAATATAAATTGCCTTTGGCTCAATTTGACCACGGTGAAGCAAACGCCATTTCGGGCGGGTTTGAATATTGGGGAGAGGCCATTCCAGAGTTGAAGGGCAAATATCTCTTTGGTACAATAGTGAAAGGGCGTTTGTTTTATATCGACCTCAAAGACATTGAAAATGGCAAACTTGCCGAAATCAAAGAATGGCAGGTGCGTTTGAATGGTAAGGTGCAAAGCTTAAGAGAGATAACAAAAAACAGCCGTGTCGATTTGCGTTTGGGCCGAGATAAGGATGGCGAAATGTATATTTTCACCAAACCCGATGGGATGGTTTATAAGTTGGTGAAATAA
- a CDS encoding AAA family ATPase, translated as MSPILNSFSIRNYPETEAFPFNLPLIKNFESLAFSSNVTFFVGENGAGKSTILEALAANLNLPTAGSSSVEIDPLLAPARHLASYLRLRMAYKTTQGFFSRAEDFIGFVKGLQRQIAELNAEIEEIENTWQGGDITLALGPLKGERDALISRYGEDLDAMSHGEGFLKFFLSRITGKGLYLIDEPEAALSPQRQLSLISLIMQKVKENGSQFIIATHSPIIMSIPEAEILEFKEGKISPIAYQDTEHYQITKMFLDRPGAFLRGL; from the coding sequence ATGTCGCCAATTCTCAACTCCTTCAGCATCCGAAATTACCCTGAAACAGAGGCCTTTCCATTCAATTTGCCCCTGATCAAAAACTTCGAATCGCTTGCCTTTTCTTCAAATGTCACCTTTTTCGTTGGAGAGAACGGAGCTGGAAAAAGCACGATTCTCGAAGCCTTGGCGGCCAATCTCAATCTACCCACGGCGGGCTCGTCAAGTGTAGAAATCGACCCACTTTTGGCTCCCGCACGTCATTTGGCCAGCTATCTCCGCCTGCGGATGGCCTACAAAACCACCCAAGGCTTTTTTTCTCGAGCCGAAGATTTTATTGGTTTCGTGAAAGGCCTTCAAAGGCAAATCGCCGAACTCAATGCCGAAATCGAAGAAATAGAAAACACGTGGCAAGGCGGCGATATCACATTGGCACTCGGCCCACTCAAAGGAGAAAGAGATGCCCTGATTTCACGCTACGGCGAAGACCTCGACGCCATGAGTCATGGTGAAGGCTTTCTGAAATTTTTCCTTTCGCGAATTACCGGCAAAGGTCTATACTTAATCGACGAACCCGAGGCCGCCCTCTCTCCGCAGCGGCAGCTTTCTCTAATCTCATTGATCATGCAGAAAGTTAAGGAAAACGGAAGCCAGTTTATTATCGCCACACATAGCCCTATTATTATGTCTATTCCTGAGGCTGAAATTCTGGAATTCAAAGAAGGGAAAATCAGCCCCATCGCATACCAAGACACCGAACACTATCAAATCACCAAAATGTTCCTGGATAGACCCGGGGCGTTTTTGAGAGGGCTGTGA
- a CDS encoding nucleotidyl transferase AbiEii/AbiGii toxin family protein produces the protein MVNSYKNIVRLKVIGRALSELSHKIVFVGGAVVELYTDDPARGEVRPTDDIDVLIEMINRSNHALLEEKLRAIGFKNDMDSGVICRYKYHDIVVDVMPEDGKILGFTNSWYSEGLKNTSPILLDDDVEILIFNLEYFLASKFEALNSFRHGKDFRFNSDFEDIIYVFDNRLNIIEELQTKENPAIDYLRKEVRSLLERPNIEEEIISNIEPSNSALRADKIIQIMKAFVQ, from the coding sequence ATGGTAAATAGCTATAAAAATATTGTACGCCTTAAAGTTATTGGCCGGGCTCTCTCTGAACTTAGCCATAAGATCGTTTTTGTGGGCGGAGCAGTGGTAGAGTTATACACAGATGACCCGGCACGGGGTGAAGTAAGGCCTACCGATGATATTGATGTTCTCATTGAGATGATAAACCGATCAAACCACGCCCTTCTTGAAGAGAAATTAAGGGCAATTGGTTTTAAAAATGATATGGATTCCGGGGTCATTTGTCGATATAAATACCATGATATAGTAGTGGATGTAATGCCAGAAGATGGTAAAATTCTTGGTTTTACGAATTCCTGGTACAGCGAAGGCCTGAAGAACACTTCGCCAATACTATTAGACGACGATGTTGAAATCCTGATTTTCAATCTTGAATATTTTCTGGCATCAAAATTTGAGGCCTTGAATTCATTTCGTCACGGTAAAGATTTTCGCTTTAATAGTGATTTTGAGGATATTATATATGTTTTTGATAACCGCTTAAACATAATTGAAGAGCTTCAAACCAAGGAGAATCCAGCAATCGACTATCTCAGGAAAGAAGTTAGGAGCTTACTGGAAAGACCTAATATTGAAGAGGAGATTATAAGCAATATTGAGCCTTCAAATTCCGCTTTGAGAGCGGATAAAATAATTCAAATTATGAAGGCTTTTGTTCAATAA
- a CDS encoding aspartate-semialdehyde dehydrogenase: MKVAVVGATGLVGGEILKVLEERNFPVTEIIPVASEKSIGNKVQFKGQSFSVVGYETAIEMKPNVAIFSAGGGTSTALAPKFAEAGITVIDNSSAWRMDPTKKLIVPEVNADVLTDEDKIIANPNCSTIQMVVVLKPLHDAYKIKRVVVSTYQSVTGSGKKAVDQLFNERDGKAVENPAYPHKIDLNVLPHIDVFQDNGYTKEEMKMIKETNKIIGDDSIKVTATTVRIPTVGGHSEAINIEFENDFDLAKVRELIASVPGVVVMDDPANNVYPMPLNAHGKDEVFVGRIRRDESQANTLNLWCVADNLRKGAATNAVQIAEYLLSKEMI; this comes from the coding sequence ATGAAAGTTGCAGTAGTAGGGGCCACCGGACTTGTAGGTGGCGAAATCCTGAAAGTATTGGAGGAAAGAAATTTCCCCGTTACAGAAATCATTCCGGTGGCTTCGGAGAAGTCGATCGGCAACAAGGTGCAATTTAAAGGCCAATCTTTCTCGGTGGTCGGCTATGAAACTGCCATCGAAATGAAACCCAATGTAGCCATCTTCTCGGCAGGAGGCGGCACGTCGACAGCCCTCGCTCCCAAATTTGCGGAAGCGGGCATTACCGTGATCGACAATTCCTCTGCCTGGCGTATGGATCCTACCAAAAAGCTTATTGTACCTGAGGTGAATGCCGACGTATTGACCGACGAGGACAAAATCATCGCCAATCCAAATTGCTCGACCATTCAGATGGTTGTGGTGTTGAAACCTTTGCACGATGCCTACAAAATCAAACGCGTGGTGGTTTCGACTTACCAATCCGTTACTGGATCGGGCAAAAAAGCCGTTGATCAGCTTTTCAACGAGCGTGACGGAAAAGCCGTGGAAAACCCTGCATATCCTCATAAAATAGACCTCAATGTATTGCCTCATATCGATGTTTTCCAAGATAACGGCTATACGAAAGAGGAAATGAAAATGATCAAAGAAACCAACAAGATCATTGGAGACGACAGCATCAAGGTTACGGCCACTACGGTGCGTATCCCTACCGTTGGGGGACATTCGGAAGCCATCAATATTGAGTTCGAAAATGACTTCGATTTGGCTAAAGTTCGCGAACTTATCGCATCTGTGCCCGGTGTGGTGGTGATGGACGACCCCGCAAACAATGTATATCCAATGCCTTTGAATGCTCACGGAAAAGACGAAGTTTTTGTCGGACGTATTCGTAGAGACGAATCACAAGCGAACACCTTGAACCTTTGGTGTGTGGCCGATAACCTGCGTAAAGGTGCCGCCACCAATGCCGTGCAGATTGCAGAATATCTACTTTCGAAAGAAATGATCTGA